AAGCAGGGAAACACGAACAAGGCCATCGAATATCTGGAAAGATGTCTCTTGATTATGGAGTATCCAACAAACCGAAACCACTTTTTTTTGGGTACAGTGTGCGACAATCTGGGAAGACTATATTTTTCTCTGGGGCACATGGGAAGGGCAAAAGAGCTCATCACGCGTGGCCACGAAATCACGAAGAAGAGATTGGGGGCAAATCATCCGCATCTGGCCATCAATATGGTAAGTCTGGGACGCATCCACCTGCAGCAGAATGAACCTGAGCAGGCAGAAGTCTGGTTTCTGAAAGCCCTCGAAAACCTCAAGGGCCCCTTTGGCAAATACCACTCCAGAACCTTGGGCGTTGTGGAATCGCTCAGACAGCTTTACGCAGACCTGGGCGAAACGGAAAAAGAAGCTTTTTACGCGCGATGGCTGGAAAAAGGACAAGAATATGATGAAACTGGTACGCCACAGCATTACAAGTTTTGAAGGCGACGCCATCGTGAATGCCGCAAACAAAACCCTTTTAGGCGGCGGCGGAGTTGACGGTGCCATCCATCGCGCTGCCGGACCTGAACTTTTGAAGGAATGCCGCTCCCTGGGCGGATGCGAAACCGGAGAGGCAAAGCTCACCATGGGATACAATCTTCCCGCAAAATACGTTATCCACACCGTTGGACCGGTTTGGCGGGGCGGAAATCACAGCGAGGAAGAACTTTTGGCATCCTGCTACCGGCGTTCGCTGGAACTGGCACAGGAAAAAGGCTTCAAAAGCATCGCTTTTCCAAACATTTCCACCGGGGTTTACAGATTTCCCAAAGAACTGGCGGCGCGCATTGCCGTGCAAACCGTGCGCTCTTTTTTGGAAAAGCATTCCCAAATTGAAGTCAGCTTTTATTGCTTCGACGAAGAAAACTACAACATTTACCAGGAACTGTTGAAATAATAAAAAACGTCGCCTGAAAAACAGTCTCTGGGTCCTATCACTACGCTCCAGGATGACGCATCCGCACGGGGTTTTAAAACCAAATAACTTCGCCCATCATCCCGTTATCTCGCTACATTACCGTCTCAAAATCTCAAAATTCCTGATATCGCCTAACCCTATGTCTCGCTTAAGGTTGCCTTATCAAACATAA
This sequence is a window from Candidatus Cloacimonadota bacterium. Protein-coding genes within it:
- a CDS encoding tetratricopeptide repeat protein; translated protein: KQGNTNKAIEYLERCLLIMEYPTNRNHFFLGTVCDNLGRLYFSLGHMGRAKELITRGHEITKKRLGANHPHLAINMVSLGRIHLQQNEPEQAEVWFLKALENLKGPFGKYHSRTLGVVESLRQLYADLGETEKEAFYARWLEKGQEYDETGTPQHYKF
- a CDS encoding O-acetyl-ADP-ribose deacetylase, which gives rise to MMKLVRHSITSFEGDAIVNAANKTLLGGGGVDGAIHRAAGPELLKECRSLGGCETGEAKLTMGYNLPAKYVIHTVGPVWRGGNHSEEELLASCYRRSLELAQEKGFKSIAFPNISTGVYRFPKELAARIAVQTVRSFLEKHSQIEVSFYCFDEENYNIYQELLK